The Pseudomonadota bacterium genome has a window encoding:
- a CDS encoding N-acetylmuramoyl-L-alanine amidase — MNQDGRVRHLILHYTSENFSESLRLLTERTVNPVSAHYLVDRPGRDGSRPVIYRLVPESGRAWHAGRSFWLGESALNASSIGIEIVNESACTLQQTLEGCTFEPYPPAQIDAVISLCLEVLARHPDITPWRVLAHSDIAPERKVDPGPQFPWHALYEAGIGAWYEREVYDRYRRRFRADPPTLGLSQEALAAWGFDLEATGERDEVTREAVRAFQLHFRPQRHDGELDVQTNAILFALLERYRPDALRDLR; from the coding sequence ATGAATCAGGACGGACGCGTACGCCACCTAATCCTGCACTACACTAGCGAGAACTTCTCCGAGTCCTTGCGATTGCTCACCGAGCGCACGGTCAACCCTGTGAGCGCACATTATCTGGTGGATCGCCCGGGCCGCGACGGCTCACGCCCGGTGATCTACCGCCTCGTACCCGAGTCGGGGCGTGCCTGGCACGCGGGGCGCAGCTTCTGGTTGGGGGAAAGCGCCCTCAATGCGAGTTCGATCGGCATCGAAATTGTCAACGAGTCGGCCTGCACCCTGCAGCAGACCCTCGAGGGCTGCACCTTCGAGCCGTACCCGCCGGCGCAGATCGACGCGGTCATCTCGCTCTGCCTCGAGGTGCTCGCACGCCACCCGGACATCACGCCCTGGCGCGTGCTCGCCCACTCGGACATCGCCCCCGAGAGGAAGGTGGACCCGGGGCCACAGTTCCCCTGGCATGCCCTGTACGAGGCGGGCATCGGCGCCTGGTATGAGCGCGAGGTCTACGACCGCTACCGTCGTCGCTTTAGGGCGGATCCACCCACCCTAGGGCTGTCACAGGAGGCGCTCGCTGCCTGGGGCTTCGATCTGGAGGCGACCGGCGAGCGAGATGAGGTCACGCGCGAGGCGGTGCGTGCTTTCCAGCTCCACTTCCGCCCGCAACGGCACGACGGCGAACTCGACGTTCAGACCAATGCCATCTTGTTCGCGCTACTCGAACGCTACCGCCCGGACGCGTTGCGTGACCTACGGTAA
- a CDS encoding multidrug efflux RND transporter permease subunit translates to MRVGHFFIDRPRFASVLSILLLILGTIAYRSLPVAQYPEIAPPTIVVTASYPGATPEVIADTVATPLEQEINGVEDMLYMTSSSTTDGQMSLTIVFELGTDLDTAQVLVQNRVSIAEARLPEEVRRLGVVTQKSSPDLMMVVHLLSPDESYDQLYISNYAFLQIRDVLNRIDGVGRLTVFGAREYSMRVWLDPERLAALEMTAGDVLGALRGQNVQVAGGALRAPPMPLQTAQQFTVNTQGRFADADEFRAVIVKTGEDGRITRLGDVARVELGARDYVTNSYLDNKPAVALAIFQRPGSNAIETADDIIETMEELSQQFPEGLEYTIVYNPTEFVEESVEAVYHTIFEAVALVILVIVLFLQTWRAAIIPIVAIPVSLIGTFAVMATFGFSLNNLSLFGLVLAIGIVVDDAIVVVENIERNLEAGMAPREAARVTMDEVGAALISIALVLTAVFVPTAFLGGITGQFFRQFALTIAVATIISAFNSLTLSPALGAILLRSREGGEGKRGLWDIVLGPVFKLFNVAFGALERAYAGLIGVVTRQSVLMVLVFLGLLAGTFYMLQRTPEGFIPEQDQGYLIVAVELPKGASLQRTDAVVAEAVERILEVPGAAHAVSFVGFSGATFSNASNAAAIFVPMEPFAERAPGVTAQSLLGQLYGALATIQDAQLFVIMPPPVRGIGNGGGFKMLVQDRTGRGLKTLEGATWQLVGEANQAPEANQVFSTYSLSTPQYYLDVDRVRAEQLRVPIANIFEALEIYLGSSYVNDFNLFGRAYRVTAQADAPYRFDPEDIMKLRARNELGLMVPLGSVMQVELTSGADRLVRHNLYPAAEIQGNNTRGYSSGEVIAKLEALAEGALPGGLSYDWTEIAFQQKLAGDAGNWVFPLSILLVLLVLAAQYESWALPFAIVLIVPLSILFALVGVTLRGMDNNILTQIGFVVLLGLASKNAILIVEFARQKEAEGRSVLQAACEAARLRLRPILMTSAAFILGVVPLVTATGAGAEMRQVLGTAVFSGMIGVTVIGLVLTPVLYVVVRRAVGGGGG, encoded by the coding sequence GTGAGGGTCGGCCATTTCTTCATCGACCGACCGCGTTTCGCCTCGGTACTGTCGATCCTCCTACTGATCCTGGGGACCATCGCCTACCGGTCTTTGCCGGTGGCGCAGTACCCGGAGATTGCGCCGCCAACCATCGTGGTCACCGCCTCCTACCCGGGGGCGACGCCGGAGGTGATCGCCGACACTGTGGCCACGCCCCTGGAGCAGGAGATCAACGGCGTTGAGGACATGCTGTACATGACCTCCTCGTCCACCACCGATGGGCAGATGAGCCTCACGATCGTGTTCGAGCTCGGCACCGATCTCGACACGGCCCAGGTGCTGGTGCAGAACCGCGTATCCATTGCCGAGGCGCGCCTGCCCGAAGAGGTGCGCCGCCTGGGCGTGGTTACGCAGAAGAGCTCGCCGGATCTGATGATGGTGGTGCACCTGCTCTCGCCCGACGAGAGCTACGACCAGCTCTACATCTCCAACTACGCCTTCCTGCAGATCCGCGACGTGCTCAACCGGATCGACGGGGTGGGCCGTCTCACGGTGTTCGGTGCTCGCGAGTACAGCATGCGCGTGTGGTTGGATCCCGAGCGCCTCGCGGCCCTGGAGATGACTGCTGGCGATGTGCTCGGCGCTCTGCGCGGACAAAACGTACAGGTGGCCGGCGGTGCCCTGCGCGCTCCGCCCATGCCCCTGCAGACGGCCCAGCAGTTCACCGTGAACACCCAGGGCCGCTTCGCGGATGCAGATGAGTTTCGCGCCGTCATCGTGAAGACCGGTGAGGACGGTCGGATCACGCGCCTTGGCGATGTAGCGCGCGTGGAGCTTGGTGCTCGCGACTACGTCACCAACAGCTACCTCGATAACAAGCCCGCCGTGGCGCTAGCGATCTTCCAGCGGCCAGGTTCCAACGCCATCGAGACGGCGGACGATATCATCGAGACTATGGAGGAGCTGTCGCAGCAGTTCCCCGAGGGTTTGGAGTACACCATCGTCTACAACCCCACGGAGTTCGTGGAGGAGTCCGTCGAGGCGGTCTACCACACGATCTTCGAGGCCGTTGCCTTGGTCATCCTCGTGATCGTCCTATTCCTGCAGACCTGGCGCGCGGCGATTATCCCCATCGTGGCGATTCCCGTCTCCCTCATCGGCACCTTCGCGGTGATGGCGACCTTCGGCTTTTCGCTAAACAACTTGTCCTTGTTTGGGCTAGTACTGGCGATAGGTATCGTCGTGGACGATGCGATCGTGGTGGTGGAGAACATCGAGCGCAATCTCGAGGCAGGCATGGCGCCGCGGGAGGCGGCGCGGGTGACGATGGACGAGGTGGGCGCGGCGTTGATCTCGATCGCGCTCGTGCTGACGGCCGTGTTCGTGCCGACAGCGTTTCTCGGTGGCATCACGGGGCAGTTCTTCCGCCAGTTCGCCCTGACGATCGCCGTCGCCACGATCATCTCCGCCTTTAACTCGCTCACCCTGAGCCCGGCGCTCGGCGCGATCCTGCTGCGCAGTCGCGAGGGCGGCGAGGGCAAGCGCGGCCTTTGGGATATCGTGTTGGGCCCCGTGTTCAAGCTGTTCAACGTGGCCTTCGGCGCCTTGGAGCGCGCCTACGCAGGGCTGATCGGTGTGGTAACGCGGCAGTCGGTCCTGATGGTGCTGGTGTTCCTGGGGCTGCTCGCCGGCACCTTCTACATGCTGCAGCGCACGCCCGAGGGTTTCATTCCCGAGCAAGACCAGGGCTATCTGATCGTTGCCGTCGAGTTGCCGAAGGGGGCATCCCTGCAGCGAACGGACGCGGTGGTGGCCGAGGCGGTCGAGCGCATCCTGGAGGTCCCAGGGGCGGCGCACGCGGTGAGCTTTGTCGGATTCTCCGGCGCGACCTTCAGCAATGCCTCCAATGCGGCCGCGATCTTCGTGCCCATGGAGCCCTTCGCCGAGCGAGCACCAGGGGTGACCGCGCAGAGCCTGCTCGGACAGCTGTACGGCGCCTTGGCCACGATCCAGGACGCACAGCTGTTCGTGATCATGCCGCCGCCCGTGCGCGGCATCGGCAACGGCGGCGGCTTCAAGATGCTGGTGCAAGATCGGACGGGTCGGGGCCTGAAGACGCTCGAGGGGGCCACCTGGCAGCTGGTGGGCGAAGCCAATCAGGCACCCGAGGCGAACCAGGTGTTCAGCACCTACTCGCTGTCTACGCCCCAGTACTATCTCGATGTCGATCGCGTGCGCGCTGAGCAGCTGCGTGTGCCAATCGCCAATATCTTCGAGGCGCTGGAGATCTACCTCGGCTCGAGCTACGTCAACGACTTCAACCTCTTCGGTCGCGCTTACCGCGTCACAGCCCAGGCCGACGCGCCCTACCGCTTCGATCCCGAGGACATCATGAAGCTGCGCGCCCGCAACGAGCTCGGCCTGATGGTGCCCTTGGGGTCGGTGATGCAGGTTGAGCTCACCAGCGGTGCCGACCGTCTGGTCCGCCACAACCTGTACCCGGCGGCGGAGATTCAGGGCAACAACACGCGTGGCTATAGCTCCGGTGAGGTGATCGCCAAGCTAGAGGCCCTCGCGGAGGGCGCCCTGCCGGGCGGGTTGAGCTACGACTGGACCGAGATAGCCTTTCAGCAGAAGCTCGCGGGCGATGCAGGTAACTGGGTTTTCCCGCTCAGTATCCTCCTTGTACTGCTCGTGCTGGCCGCCCAGTACGAGAGTTGGGCGCTACCCTTTGCGATCGTGCTGATTGTGCCCCTATCGATCCTCTTCGCGCTGGTCGGCGTGACCCTGCGGGGCATGGACAACAACATCCTGACCCAGATTGGCTTCGTCGTGCTGTTGGGGCTGGCGAGTAAGAACGCGATCCTAATCGTCGAGTTCGCGCGGCAGAAGGAGGCGGAGGGGCGTTCGGTGCTGCAGGCCGCGTGCGAGGCGGCGCGCCTGCGCTTGCGCCCAATCCTCATGACGTCGGCTGCCTTCATCCTGGGCGTCGTGCCGTTGGTCACGGCCACGGGGGCGGGTGCGGAGATGCGTCAGGTGTTGGGTACCGCCGTGTTCAGCGGGATGATCGGGGTGACGGTGATAGGTCTGGTGTTGACGCCCGTGCTGTACGTGGTGGTGCGCCGAGCCGTCGGCGGCGGGGGTGGCTGA
- a CDS encoding efflux RND transporter periplasmic adaptor subunit, with the protein MPCVFTPSSARRWAGAEVLFLTLLLSGCSLPEGGFGGGGGGGGQAPPPPAVTVAAPLVEQIVDWDEYTGRLAAIDRVEVRARVSGYLDSSAFDEGQFVAEGDALFVVDPRPYRAVLDAAEAERKRAESALDLARIELDRAERLLRSNAGSAELRDTRSAEFQQASAALEAAVASVASARLDVQFTTVRAPIAGRVGRKLVTEGNLVTGGAAGATLLTTIVSLDPVHFYFTADESAYLKYVRLDREGQRPSSRTTPNPVQLKLADEGAFVHEGRMDFVDNEVDQATGTIQGRAIFDNADQLLTPGLFARIRLLGRGPYEALLVPEIAIGADQSRRFVFVIGEGEVPERRYIQLGRTLGDMRIVAEGLTAEDRVIVNGMQRVRGGNAVTIDTTTLTPLDPAVAGRVGSTAR; encoded by the coding sequence ATGCCGTGCGTCTTCACGCCATCCAGCGCTCGCCGATGGGCGGGCGCCGAAGTGCTTTTCCTCACGCTGTTGCTAAGCGGCTGTTCGCTGCCAGAGGGCGGCTTCGGCGGCGGTGGCGGAGGCGGAGGCCAAGCGCCGCCGCCACCGGCCGTTACCGTGGCTGCGCCCCTGGTCGAGCAAATCGTCGACTGGGATGAGTACACGGGGCGCCTGGCGGCGATCGATCGCGTCGAGGTGCGCGCGCGGGTCAGCGGCTATCTGGATTCCTCCGCCTTCGACGAGGGGCAGTTCGTCGCTGAGGGCGATGCGCTGTTCGTGGTGGATCCACGGCCCTACCGGGCGGTGTTAGACGCGGCCGAAGCGGAGCGCAAGCGCGCCGAGTCGGCCTTGGATCTGGCCCGCATCGAACTCGACCGCGCGGAGCGGCTGCTGCGGAGCAATGCGGGCTCCGCCGAACTGCGCGACACGCGTTCCGCGGAGTTCCAGCAGGCATCGGCGGCGCTCGAGGCCGCCGTGGCATCGGTGGCGTCGGCCCGCCTCGATGTGCAGTTCACCACGGTGCGAGCGCCGATCGCCGGCCGCGTGGGCCGCAAGTTGGTGACCGAGGGCAACCTGGTGACGGGCGGGGCCGCGGGCGCCACCTTGCTCACCACGATCGTCTCCTTGGATCCCGTGCACTTCTACTTCACGGCCGATGAGAGCGCCTACCTCAAGTACGTGCGCCTGGACCGCGAGGGGCAGCGCCCGAGCTCGCGTACCACCCCCAACCCGGTGCAGCTAAAGCTCGCCGACGAGGGCGCCTTCGTGCACGAGGGACGCATGGACTTCGTCGACAACGAGGTGGATCAGGCGACGGGCACGATCCAAGGTCGCGCGATCTTCGATAACGCCGACCAGCTGCTCACCCCTGGCTTGTTCGCCCGCATCCGCCTCCTGGGCCGCGGCCCCTACGAGGCCTTGCTGGTGCCTGAGATCGCCATCGGCGCGGACCAGTCTCGACGCTTCGTCTTCGTGATCGGCGAGGGCGAGGTGCCCGAACGGCGCTACATTCAGCTAGGGAGAACATTGGGTGATATGCGGATCGTCGCCGAAGGGCTCACGGCCGAGGATCGCGTGATCGTCAACGGCATGCAGCGTGTGCGCGGCGGCAACGCGGTCACCATCGACACCACGACCCTCACGCCGCTAGACCCCGCCGTGGCCGGGCGGGTGGGGAGCACCGCGCGGTGA
- a CDS encoding pyridoxal-dependent decarboxylase, translating to MENATPEQPDFLARARELLAEGFAHLPSAASTGLASREQEALLEAARRLHDNYPYHHPLYVGQMLKPPHPLARDAYTLAMCLNPNNHALDGGRASSRMEREAVANLANMFGWSEHLGHLCGGGTMANFEALWVARQEARSQGGSAGGVAASTQAHYTHERLSTVLDRPFVKVDVDAAGRMSVAALERALEAASPAIDTVVVTLGTTAAGAIDPLPAVLALRQRYGFRVHVDAAYGGYFTLADGISAYARAAYDAVRMADSVVIDPHKHGLQPYGCGCVLFRDPTVGRHYHHDSPYTYFSSDELHLGEISLECSRAGAAAVALWTTMRALPLVPEGDFARGLEACLSASRRLYKHCEGHPRLAPIFTPELDLLVVAVKAACAAESSAMAQEIFEEAALRDLHLAVVHVPKSLAGPANAVEHWEDEQSLLCLRICTMKPEHLPWLHEIRQRLDAAIATVSERGAPAPAQAQAR from the coding sequence GTGGAAAACGCAACGCCCGAGCAACCGGACTTCCTCGCCCGCGCCAGGGAGCTGTTGGCAGAAGGATTCGCCCACTTACCCAGCGCTGCGTCGACCGGGCTAGCGTCGCGCGAACAGGAGGCCTTGCTCGAAGCAGCGCGTCGCCTGCACGACAACTATCCCTATCATCATCCCCTTTACGTGGGGCAGATGCTCAAGCCGCCGCACCCGCTGGCGCGGGATGCCTACACCCTCGCCATGTGCTTGAACCCGAACAATCACGCGCTAGACGGCGGTCGTGCTAGCTCGCGCATGGAGCGTGAGGCAGTCGCGAACCTAGCAAATATGTTCGGCTGGTCGGAGCATCTTGGCCACCTGTGTGGCGGCGGCACCATGGCGAACTTCGAAGCCCTGTGGGTGGCGCGTCAGGAGGCGCGAAGCCAGGGCGGATCCGCCGGCGGCGTAGCCGCCTCAACGCAGGCGCACTATACTCACGAGCGATTGAGCACGGTGCTCGATCGACCCTTCGTGAAGGTCGACGTCGATGCTGCCGGGCGTATGTCCGTCGCGGCGCTCGAGCGCGCCCTCGAGGCGGCCTCACCGGCCATCGACACGGTGGTCGTCACGCTCGGCACCACGGCGGCGGGCGCCATCGATCCGTTGCCGGCCGTGCTGGCCTTACGCCAGCGCTACGGGTTCCGTGTCCACGTCGACGCCGCCTACGGTGGCTACTTCACCCTCGCAGACGGCATTAGCGCCTACGCTCGCGCGGCCTACGATGCAGTGCGCATGGCCGACTCGGTGGTGATCGATCCGCACAAGCATGGCCTGCAGCCGTACGGCTGCGGCTGTGTGCTGTTTCGCGACCCGACTGTGGGCCGCCACTATCACCACGACTCGCCCTATACCTACTTCAGCTCTGACGAGTTGCACCTCGGCGAGATCTCCCTGGAGTGCTCGCGCGCCGGCGCCGCGGCGGTCGCCCTGTGGACCACCATGCGGGCCTTGCCGTTGGTGCCGGAAGGCGATTTTGCACGCGGCTTAGAAGCTTGCTTATCGGCCTCGCGACGCCTGTACAAGCACTGTGAGGGGCACCCTCGGCTCGCCCCGATCTTCACCCCCGAGCTGGACCTTCTGGTGGTGGCAGTGAAGGCCGCCTGCGCGGCCGAGAGCTCGGCGATGGCGCAAGAGATCTTTGAGGAGGCCGCGCTGCGCGACCTGCACCTCGCCGTGGTACACGTGCCGAAGTCCTTGGCGGGCCCTGCCAATGCGGTTGAGCATTGGGAGGATGAGCAGTCGCTGTTGTGCCTGCGCATCTGCACCATGAAGCCTGAACACCTGCCCTGGCTGCATGAGATTCGCCAGCGCCTAGATGCGGCTATCGCCACCGTGAGCGAGCGCGGAGCGCCAGCCCCGGCACAAGCGCAAGCCCGCTAA
- a CDS encoding M48 family metallopeptidase: MSSASPAVDCLLFGPDLPPVGEAATVAVAGDGILLRRADGGASTRIDASLLTLRRVGFDERGLELAWRDLEHPDHPAYACHVLDRDCASHVLNALPEALRADQRELQRFDERQAVKRRAGLAGVALMIALPLLLLLAFVLHIDALVTVIVDRIPISQELALTRGFIEKFDADPKLRRTGNRHRVISVVLERLLEHDAAYDYTLYIANDPQINAYALPGGVIVVNDGLLDAAANVGEVAGVLAHEIQHVELRHGLRSVVKQSGLALVIALMAGDASGTLAGEVGQRLIGLRFSRDAERQADQTGFDRLVSVEADPAGMASFFDTLAREEGTGQAEFLSTHPASEQRAAALRARLDEVDRSAFRPFDIAGDWPPERAP, encoded by the coding sequence ATGTCGAGCGCCTCGCCCGCCGTCGACTGCCTACTGTTTGGCCCTGATCTGCCGCCGGTAGGCGAGGCCGCGACGGTAGCGGTGGCGGGCGATGGCATCCTCCTGCGGCGTGCCGATGGGGGCGCCTCGACGCGTATCGACGCGAGCCTTCTGACCTTGCGTCGCGTGGGCTTCGATGAGCGCGGGCTGGAACTCGCCTGGCGCGATCTGGAGCATCCGGATCACCCGGCCTACGCTTGCCATGTACTCGATCGAGATTGCGCAAGTCACGTATTGAATGCGCTGCCGGAGGCGCTTCGAGCCGACCAACGTGAGCTCCAACGCTTCGACGAGCGCCAAGCTGTGAAGCGGCGTGCCGGGCTCGCGGGCGTGGCGCTGATGATCGCCCTGCCTCTGCTCCTGCTTCTGGCGTTTGTGTTGCACATCGATGCCCTGGTCACCGTGATCGTAGACCGAATCCCTATTTCTCAGGAGCTTGCGCTTACCCGTGGATTCATAGAGAAGTTCGACGCCGACCCCAAGTTGCGACGCACAGGAAATCGCCATCGCGTGATCTCCGTCGTGCTCGAGCGCTTGCTCGAACACGACGCGGCTTATGACTACACGCTTTACATTGCAAACGATCCCCAGATCAACGCGTACGCCTTGCCAGGGGGGGTGATCGTGGTGAACGATGGCCTCCTGGACGCTGCGGCAAACGTTGGGGAAGTGGCCGGAGTGTTGGCCCACGAGATCCAGCACGTGGAGCTTCGCCACGGCTTGCGCAGTGTCGTGAAGCAGTCGGGGCTGGCGCTGGTAATCGCACTGATGGCGGGCGACGCCAGCGGCACGCTGGCCGGCGAGGTGGGCCAGCGGTTGATCGGTCTGAGGTTTTCGCGGGATGCGGAGCGCCAGGCGGACCAGACCGGCTTCGATCGCCTCGTGAGTGTCGAGGCGGATCCGGCCGGGATGGCCAGCTTCTTTGACACGCTGGCGCGAGAGGAGGGCACCGGCCAGGCGGAGTTCCTGTCCACCCACCCGGCCAGTGAGCAACGCGCAGCAGCGCTTCGGGCCCGGCTCGACGAGGTGGATCGCTCGGCGTTCCGGCCCTTCGATATCGCCGGCGATTGGCCCCCGGAGCGCGCGCCGTGA
- a CDS encoding APC family permease: MNSTPTLTRRLTLPMLALFGLGTMVGAGIYVLVGEILAVSGSFAPWAFLLAASVAACTALSYGELARRFPKSAGEAVYVEQAFHRPLLTRMTGWAVALTGLVSSGTLAKGFAGYFAFFFPGSEGLAAPCFIIALGIIVAWGIGHTIWLAVIVTGLSILGLLTVLVVSSHYLVHLPEVAPLLAPASSDAWLAISAGAFVAFYAFIGFEDMVNVAEETRDPERIMVPAILFALIGATTLYLLVALMAVLASQELDLAGHPAPLAAMVAHAGAPWPAIIATLSMLSVSNSALAQLVMVSRVVYGMADGGHAPALLARVHPVRRTPLLATGLTVFLVVTLAAWFPLLVLAKATSLIVLLVFAVVNVALIRMLREGAMPRRRMLVPALGAILSVGLIAISLLSEGHAGH; the protein is encoded by the coding sequence GTGAATAGCACCCCGACGCTGACCCGGCGATTGACCCTGCCAATGCTCGCTCTCTTTGGCCTGGGCACTATGGTCGGCGCAGGGATCTACGTGCTCGTCGGGGAGATCCTGGCGGTGAGCGGGTCATTCGCTCCGTGGGCGTTCCTGCTCGCCGCATCAGTGGCCGCCTGCACGGCGCTCAGCTACGGCGAGCTCGCGCGGCGCTTTCCCAAGAGCGCCGGCGAGGCGGTGTACGTGGAGCAGGCCTTCCACCGCCCCCTGCTCACCCGTATGACCGGCTGGGCAGTCGCTCTTACCGGGCTGGTGTCGAGCGGTACCCTAGCAAAGGGATTCGCTGGGTATTTCGCATTCTTCTTCCCCGGCTCGGAAGGGCTCGCGGCCCCGTGCTTCATCATCGCGCTCGGCATCATCGTGGCTTGGGGGATCGGTCACACGATCTGGCTGGCGGTGATCGTCACCGGCCTTTCCATACTGGGTCTGCTGACCGTGCTGGTGGTCTCCAGTCACTATCTCGTTCACCTGCCCGAGGTCGCACCACTGCTAGCGCCCGCCTCGAGCGATGCTTGGCTCGCGATCAGCGCGGGAGCATTCGTCGCCTTTTACGCGTTTATTGGGTTTGAGGACATGGTCAATGTGGCTGAGGAGACCCGTGATCCCGAGCGCATCATGGTGCCGGCGATCCTCTTCGCCCTAATCGGCGCCACCACGCTTTACCTGCTGGTCGCCCTAATGGCCGTGCTGGCGAGTCAGGAGTTGGACCTGGCGGGACATCCCGCCCCTCTTGCCGCCATGGTTGCCCACGCCGGCGCGCCTTGGCCGGCGATCATCGCAACCCTATCGATGCTGAGCGTAAGCAACAGTGCGTTAGCGCAGCTCGTGATGGTGTCGCGAGTGGTGTACGGCATGGCCGACGGGGGTCACGCTCCCGCTCTGCTTGCCCGAGTACATCCCGTTCGCAGGACGCCCCTGCTAGCCACGGGACTGACGGTCTTCCTCGTGGTCACGCTCGCGGCGTGGTTTCCGCTTCTCGTGCTCGCCAAGGCCACTAGCCTGATCGTCCTGCTGGTCTTCGCTGTGGTCAACGTGGCCCTGATACGGATGCTGCGCGAAGGCGCCATGCCGCGCAGACGCATGCTCGTTCCTGCCTTGGGGGCGATTCTTAGCGTGGGGCTGATCGCGATCAGCCTGCTCAGTGAAGGCCACGCAGGTCACTGA
- a CDS encoding putative Ig domain-containing protein, producing the protein MNQPPTISGAIPAAVQEDEAFQFVPNASDPDGDALTFTGTNLPGWIAIDGNTGVLSGMPTNDDVGVFSELGITASDGEDTASIGPFDLEVVNVNDAPTISGAPPTALNEGEVYDFTPTAQDVDVGDTLTFSATNLPAWLTLDTATGRLSGTPGAGDVGPTGAIVVSVSDGQEQASLAAFTIVVADVVALKLLGQVDEPRLFGAVVDAEVDGVPVASASIDEVGKYALALPLAYGAIDTNALVVLRVTGQGSDTSLVLVSLMTGAGLLAEAAASDAFEGSALARRLRPTYLNTAMQLLIDDLVDGVPGNAEELNWAQEAVSEEAAWEVAAALKALVDNSPRGFPHQPALLSHRPIEDASSGVERLAELLVKGGFAKVSLEPGRGSAVPFTRGSSIAIHYLPTFARATADALSRIQDDREH; encoded by the coding sequence GTGAACCAACCGCCCACGATCTCAGGTGCTATTCCCGCCGCCGTGCAGGAGGACGAAGCCTTTCAATTCGTACCGAATGCCAGCGATCCCGACGGTGATGCGCTCACGTTCACGGGGACCAACCTCCCGGGCTGGATCGCCATCGATGGCAACACGGGCGTCTTGTCGGGGATGCCCACCAACGACGACGTGGGTGTCTTCAGCGAGCTCGGGATCACCGCAAGCGACGGTGAGGACACGGCTTCCATCGGACCTTTCGATCTCGAAGTCGTCAACGTCAACGACGCGCCGACGATTTCGGGGGCGCCGCCAACGGCGCTCAACGAGGGCGAGGTCTACGATTTCACGCCGACGGCGCAGGACGTGGATGTGGGCGATACGCTGACCTTCTCCGCCACCAACCTTCCTGCCTGGCTCACGCTCGATACTGCGACTGGGCGCCTGAGTGGTACGCCGGGGGCGGGCGATGTGGGCCCAACGGGTGCGATTGTCGTGAGCGTGAGCGATGGGCAGGAGCAGGCATCTCTGGCGGCGTTCACCATCGTGGTGGCGGACGTCGTTGCGCTCAAGCTGTTGGGACAGGTCGATGAGCCGCGCTTGTTCGGGGCGGTGGTCGATGCGGAGGTCGATGGCGTGCCGGTGGCTAGCGCTAGCATCGACGAAGTAGGGAAGTATGCGCTGGCCTTGCCGCTGGCCTACGGGGCGATCGATACGAATGCACTGGTGGTGCTTCGGGTGACCGGCCAAGGTAGCGATACATCGCTAGTGCTAGTCTCCCTAATGACTGGCGCCGGGTTGCTCGCCGAGGCGGCGGCGTCAGACGCGTTCGAGGGCAGCGCGTTGGCTCGGCGCCTGCGCCCTACTTACCTCAACACGGCCATGCAGCTGCTCATCGACGATCTTGTCGATGGTGTTCCTGGGAACGCCGAAGAGCTGAATTGGGCGCAGGAAGCGGTGAGCGAAGAGGCAGCCTGGGAGGTGGCGGCTGCGCTGAAGGCGCTGGTAGACAACTCGCCGCGGGGATTCCCCCACCAGCCCGCGCTGCTCTCCCATAGACCGATCGAAGATGCGAGCTCAGGTGTCGAGAGACTGGCGGAGTTACTCGTGAAGGGCGGCTTCGCGAAGGTGTCCCTCGAGCCCGGGAGGGGCTCGGCGGTGCCGTTTACGCGTGGATCGTCGATAGCGATCCACTACTTGCCGACCTTCGCACGCGCCACCGCCGACGCGCTCAGCCGCATTCAGGATGATCGAGAGCACTAG